In Paenibacillus guangzhouensis, a single window of DNA contains:
- a CDS encoding DUF559 domain-containing protein has product MALEYEKAHEMWLASHVKSRSGERKVRLERGHQHGEELFLRQVWWPVVGNLEQLHPEYEVMDWRGRSYFADFAWITGELKVIIEIKGFGPHVRDMDRTRYCQELNRETFLQAMGYRVISFAYDDVADRPELCITLLKMILSRYHVERSNVVATRNEREVIRLAHQLARPLRPKDVESHLDVCHRTSVRVLLALSAKGYLNPIRSESGIRVTKYTLTGKPMGEIIW; this is encoded by the coding sequence ATGGCATTGGAATATGAAAAAGCACATGAGATGTGGCTTGCTTCCCATGTGAAAAGTAGATCTGGTGAGCGAAAAGTGCGCTTAGAACGCGGACATCAGCACGGTGAGGAGCTTTTTCTGCGTCAAGTATGGTGGCCTGTAGTAGGGAATCTAGAGCAGCTTCATCCGGAATATGAAGTAATGGATTGGAGAGGCCGGTCGTATTTCGCAGACTTTGCATGGATTACGGGTGAGCTCAAAGTGATCATCGAGATCAAGGGATTTGGCCCACATGTTCGTGATATGGATCGCACGCGCTATTGTCAGGAGCTCAATCGCGAGACATTCCTGCAAGCGATGGGGTATCGCGTTATTTCATTTGCTTATGATGATGTGGCGGATCGGCCAGAGTTATGCATTACGCTGCTAAAAATGATTTTGAGTCGGTATCACGTCGAAAGATCAAATGTTGTGGCAACACGAAATGAACGTGAAGTCATCCGCCTTGCGCATCAATTGGCGCGGCCCCTACGACCAAAGGATGTTGAATCGCATTTGGATGTGTGTCATCGTACTTCGGTTCGTGTGCTGCTAGCGTTGTCTGCAAAAGGTTATCTGAATCCGATTCGGAGTGAAAGTGGAATTCGAGTAACGAAATATACCCTGACTGGAAAGCCGATGGGCGAGATCATTTGGTGA
- a CDS encoding CopG family ribbon-helix-helix protein yields MSNVQNTKRIMISLPDNLLQEVDGIVAKENSNRSEFIRQAMKLYLMDRKKRYIRESMQRGYMEMAKINLTMASEAFYAEEDAEGTLGRLVSGV; encoded by the coding sequence GTGTCCAATGTTCAGAACACGAAAAGAATCATGATCAGTCTGCCGGACAATCTGCTGCAAGAAGTGGATGGGATCGTGGCTAAGGAAAATTCCAACCGAAGTGAATTTATTCGGCAAGCAATGAAGTTGTATTTAATGGATCGGAAGAAACGGTATATTCGGGAATCGATGCAACGTGGCTATATGGAGATGGCCAAAATTAATTTGACCATGGCATCGGAAGCATTTTACGCGGAGGAAGATGCGGAGGGCACTCTTGGTCGTCTAGTTAGTGGGGTGTAA
- the alr gene encoding alanine racemase — MDSYYRPTRAEISLNALRHNIEAFRSLIPADTKLLACVKANAYGHGAVGIAREAERLGIDYLSVAFLDEALQLRYAGIQTPILVLGYTGPEGLALARQHQITLMVFSEDVAEAAAALPEDPEQPLKVHVKVDSGMGRLGLLAGQEAVDFVERMLTLPQVDVEGIFTHFSCADETNKEYTMGQYRGFQATIDELQTRGITLPIIHTGNSATGIDLPELTGNMLRLGISLYGLYPSKEVMKERVALKPILTLRTRLTRVKRLPKDTGISYGKRYMTQQEEECIGTLPVGYADGFSRMMSGKVEVLIRGQRVPVVGTICMDQCMVKLSGLEEQGESLQAGEEVVLIGSQGGERISVEEIADHTGTINYETVCMLTDRIPRIYIRDGVPVEIDNRLL, encoded by the coding sequence TTGGATTCATACTATCGCCCGACAAGGGCTGAGATTTCATTAAATGCATTACGACATAACATCGAAGCATTTCGCAGCTTGATCCCAGCAGACACGAAACTCCTAGCATGTGTCAAAGCTAATGCCTATGGACATGGCGCGGTTGGCATTGCACGCGAGGCGGAGCGACTCGGGATTGATTATTTGAGCGTTGCTTTTCTAGATGAAGCATTGCAATTGCGATATGCAGGTATACAGACACCGATTCTCGTCCTAGGATACACAGGGCCTGAAGGGCTGGCACTTGCAAGACAGCACCAGATTACATTAATGGTGTTCAGCGAAGACGTGGCCGAAGCCGCAGCAGCTTTGCCTGAAGATCCAGAGCAACCACTCAAAGTTCATGTAAAAGTGGACTCTGGCATGGGGAGATTGGGCCTGCTCGCAGGGCAAGAAGCGGTAGACTTTGTAGAGCGTATGCTCACTCTTCCGCAAGTAGATGTGGAAGGTATCTTCACGCATTTCTCTTGCGCGGACGAGACGAATAAGGAATATACCATGGGGCAATACAGGGGTTTTCAAGCAACGATTGACGAATTGCAGACGCGCGGTATTACACTTCCGATCATTCATACAGGAAATAGCGCGACAGGGATCGATCTGCCCGAATTGACGGGCAATATGTTACGCCTGGGGATCAGTCTGTACGGACTGTATCCATCCAAAGAAGTGATGAAGGAACGCGTAGCGCTGAAGCCAATCTTGACGCTGCGAACGAGACTCACACGTGTGAAACGCCTTCCTAAGGATACGGGGATCAGCTATGGCAAACGATATATGACGCAGCAGGAAGAAGAGTGTATTGGAACGCTGCCTGTCGGGTATGCAGATGGATTTTCGCGCATGATGAGCGGTAAAGTCGAAGTGTTGATTCGTGGACAGCGTGTACCGGTCGTAGGTACGATCTGTATGGATCAATGCATGGTGAAGCTGAGCGGACTAGAAGAGCAAGGTGAATCCCTTCAAGCGGGAGAAGAGGTTGTCCTGATCGGCTCGCAAGGCGGAGAACGGATTAGCGTAGAAGAAATCGCAGATCATACAGGTACCATTAATTATGAGACCGTCTGTATGCTGACAGATCGTATACCACGTATTTATATACGGGACGGCGTGCCTGTTGAGATTGACAATCGATTGTTATAA
- a CDS encoding quaternary amine ABC transporter ATP-binding protein, producing MAILEIKDVIKLFGPNQEQGVALLKQGYSKQQLAKEKQITVGVNRVNLDIQQGEIFVIMGLSGSGKSTLVRMFNRLIEPTSGQILVHGQDIMKMNKEQLRHVRRKTISMVFQKFALFPHRSVIENVEYGLEIQKVDKKTRREKALQSLELVGLKGWGDKKPDELSGGMQQRVGLARALANDPEVLLMDEAFSALDPLIRRDMQDELLELQLRMKKTIIFITHDLDEALRIGDRIALMREGSVVQVGTPEEILMQPANQFVERFVEDVDLSKVLTASHVMRRPETITLDRGPRTALQLMRERGISNLFVIDRSKHLLGVITAEDASNAYKNNHSLQDILITDGPKVTPERLIGELFEITSSAKVPLAVVDNDNRLLGVIVRGALLGALAGEIDFKEVTDHA from the coding sequence ATGGCTATATTGGAAATAAAAGATGTGATTAAACTGTTCGGACCCAATCAAGAGCAAGGCGTTGCTCTTCTGAAGCAAGGCTATTCCAAGCAGCAGCTTGCCAAAGAAAAACAGATTACCGTCGGTGTCAATCGCGTCAATCTCGATATTCAGCAAGGTGAAATTTTCGTTATCATGGGGCTCTCCGGCAGCGGGAAATCAACACTCGTACGAATGTTCAATCGTCTCATTGAGCCGACATCCGGTCAGATTCTCGTGCATGGGCAAGACATCATGAAAATGAATAAAGAACAACTCCGTCATGTTCGCCGGAAAACGATCAGTATGGTGTTCCAGAAATTCGCGCTCTTCCCGCATCGCTCGGTCATCGAGAATGTGGAATACGGTCTCGAAATTCAGAAGGTCGACAAAAAGACGCGCCGAGAAAAAGCTCTGCAATCTCTAGAGCTCGTCGGTCTAAAAGGCTGGGGCGATAAAAAGCCAGATGAACTCAGCGGCGGGATGCAGCAACGTGTCGGGCTCGCTCGAGCGCTCGCCAATGATCCTGAAGTTCTACTCATGGACGAAGCCTTCAGTGCGCTGGATCCGCTCATTCGGCGCGATATGCAGGATGAACTGCTGGAGCTGCAGCTTCGCATGAAGAAGACAATCATCTTCATTACCCATGACCTCGATGAGGCACTACGTATCGGGGATCGCATTGCGCTCATGAGGGAAGGTTCGGTCGTTCAGGTCGGCACGCCAGAGGAAATTCTGATGCAGCCGGCAAACCAGTTCGTTGAACGCTTCGTGGAAGACGTCGACTTATCCAAAGTCTTAACGGCATCCCACGTCATGCGTCGTCCGGAGACGATTACGCTTGATCGCGGTCCAAGGACTGCACTGCAACTCATGCGCGAACGCGGTATTTCGAACCTCTTCGTCATCGACCGTTCGAAGCATTTACTTGGCGTCATTACGGCCGAAGATGCATCCAATGCATACAAAAACAATCACTCGCTGCAAGATATCCTGATCACCGACGGGCCAAAGGTTACACCTGAACGCCTTATTGGTGAACTATTCGAAATTACCAGCTCCGCAAAGGTGCCGCTAGCCGTCGTAGACAACGATAACCGACTGCTCGGCGTCATTGTCCGTGGAGCGCTCCTCGGGGCGTTAGCCGGCGAGATCGACTTCAAGGAGGTGACCGATCATGCCTAG
- a CDS encoding LolA family protein, producing the protein MRRITWITAIVMCVTLLLSGCGTKDAAAIVKDLDHVVSKLSSYQGSGTMTLHTGQQPQEYQVEVWYQNPSYYRIALKNAKKDITQIVLRNDEGVFVLTPSLNKSFRFQSDWPEKQGQVYLYQTLVHSILQDNARQFASEKESYVFDVLANYQTSALVRQKIWLNKETYAPKQVQVTDANSNVVVEVKFDQFDFNAKFEKDSFEMQRNMTTGMNIEVLPTTGQVTENGDTGSATQEGEPATDPSKETTAEPTKDLGPFGMIEPGYIPANVTLQDAKEISDAPDYAVLLRYSGDYNFTLRESRPQDRKVAIMEGESVDLGFTIGHLTGTEQRTLTWMTDEGIEYRLSSADLPQSEMVSIATSLIDQSGK; encoded by the coding sequence ATGCGTCGGATCACATGGATAACGGCCATAGTGATGTGCGTAACATTGTTGCTATCAGGGTGTGGGACAAAAGATGCAGCAGCGATTGTCAAGGATTTGGATCATGTGGTCAGCAAACTATCGAGTTATCAAGGATCAGGTACGATGACACTGCATACGGGACAGCAGCCGCAAGAATATCAGGTTGAAGTCTGGTATCAGAACCCATCGTACTACCGCATTGCGCTCAAAAATGCCAAGAAAGATATTACCCAAATCGTCCTGCGCAACGATGAAGGCGTGTTCGTCTTAACGCCTAGCTTGAACAAGAGCTTCCGCTTCCAGAGCGATTGGCCGGAGAAGCAAGGTCAGGTCTATCTTTACCAAACCTTGGTTCATAGCATACTCCAAGACAATGCGCGCCAATTCGCTTCCGAGAAGGAATCTTACGTGTTCGATGTGCTAGCGAATTACCAGACGAGTGCGTTGGTTCGCCAGAAGATTTGGTTAAATAAAGAGACCTATGCGCCAAAACAAGTCCAAGTGACCGATGCGAATTCGAACGTCGTTGTCGAGGTGAAATTCGATCAGTTCGATTTCAATGCGAAATTCGAGAAGGATTCCTTTGAGATGCAGCGTAATATGACTACAGGCATGAATATCGAAGTCCTGCCTACGACAGGCCAAGTAACGGAGAATGGTGATACTGGATCCGCTACGCAGGAAGGAGAACCAGCCACGGATCCGAGCAAGGAGACAACAGCTGAGCCAACGAAAGATTTGGGACCATTCGGTATGATCGAACCTGGCTATATTCCTGCGAACGTCACGCTGCAAGATGCAAAGGAAATCTCCGATGCGCCAGATTATGCGGTGCTTCTCAGATACTCAGGGGATTATAACTTTACGCTGCGCGAATCAAGACCACAAGATCGCAAAGTAGCTATTATGGAAGGCGAGAGTGTTGACCTTGGCTTCACCATTGGTCATCTGACAGGTACAGAACAACGTACATTAACTTGGATGACGGATGAAGGGATTGAATACCGTCTCTCCAGCGCGGATCTTCCGCAGTCTGAGATGGTCAGCATTGCTACTTCTCTCATCGATCAGTCCGGCAAATAA
- a CDS encoding GbsR/MarR family transcriptional regulator, with protein MSLDQLSQEEQNAVLRVRKRVIEAIGRNMDLYGVTLSTGHLYGLLFFADKPMTLDEMGREMSMSKTSMSTSMRTLLDLNMVNKVWEKGSRKDLYEVEYDWYQTFTDYFAIEWRKAVETNIQIIRRSIEEISRMMREIPEDTAIHGVLEVDKRKMEEAVRYYSWLNRLIDCLENGDIYKLVPKE; from the coding sequence ATGAGCTTGGACCAGTTAAGTCAAGAGGAACAGAACGCGGTGCTTCGGGTACGCAAGCGTGTCATTGAGGCGATCGGGCGCAATATGGATTTATACGGGGTTACGTTATCTACCGGGCATTTGTACGGGCTGCTTTTTTTCGCGGACAAGCCGATGACCCTCGATGAGATGGGCCGAGAAATGAGTATGAGTAAAACAAGCATGAGTACCAGCATGCGTACGCTGCTTGATTTGAATATGGTGAACAAAGTATGGGAGAAGGGCTCCCGCAAAGACCTCTATGAGGTGGAGTATGATTGGTATCAGACGTTTACCGACTATTTTGCCATCGAGTGGCGAAAAGCGGTGGAGACGAATATCCAGATCATTCGGCGTTCGATTGAAGAGATCAGCCGGATGATGCGGGAGATTCCCGAGGATACGGCCATTCACGGCGTACTTGAAGTGGACAAGCGCAAGATGGAAGAGGCGGTCCGGTACTATTCCTGGCTCAATCGATTGATTGACTGCTTGGAGAATGGCGATATCTATAAGTTGGTGCCGAAGGAGTAG
- a CDS encoding glycine betaine ABC transporter substrate-binding protein — protein MRNVKTIQVVLVSLLMISLLSGCLNPDRRTLGETIPKSNKTTSDESVGAQTNYQIIGIDPGAGIMKAAHKALQDYQLSDWTLVEGSGAAMTATLDKAIKQQSPIIITGWTPHWMFSKYELKYLEDPKKSFGDAEEIHTIARKGLKKDHPVAYTFLDRFEWTPEEMGQIMTSIQEGISPAEAAKTWAEANPERIKPWIEGLTPVKGDTIKIGYVAWDSEIASTNLLKYVLESKLGYKVNALQVEAGPMFTGVANGDVDVSAAAWLPLTHADYWAKYKDKLDDLGPNMSGVKTGLVVPAYMNVNSIEDLRAS, from the coding sequence ATGCGCAATGTAAAAACGATCCAGGTTGTTCTGGTTAGTCTCCTCATGATCTCGCTGCTATCGGGTTGTCTTAATCCGGATCGCCGAACATTAGGGGAGACCATTCCCAAAAGCAATAAAACAACTTCAGATGAATCTGTAGGCGCACAGACCAACTACCAGATTATCGGGATTGATCCGGGTGCCGGGATTATGAAGGCAGCACATAAAGCCTTGCAGGACTACCAATTGTCGGATTGGACCCTCGTAGAAGGTTCCGGTGCAGCCATGACAGCTACACTCGATAAAGCGATTAAACAGCAGAGCCCGATTATTATTACGGGGTGGACACCCCACTGGATGTTCTCGAAATACGAGCTCAAGTATTTAGAAGATCCGAAAAAATCGTTCGGCGACGCGGAAGAGATCCATACGATTGCCCGCAAAGGACTGAAGAAGGATCATCCGGTCGCCTATACCTTCCTGGATCGGTTCGAGTGGACACCGGAAGAGATGGGTCAGATCATGACGTCGATTCAAGAAGGCATCTCCCCAGCGGAGGCGGCGAAGACATGGGCTGAAGCCAATCCAGAGCGCATTAAGCCATGGATCGAAGGCCTGACGCCAGTCAAAGGCGACACGATTAAGATCGGATACGTTGCTTGGGATTCGGAAATCGCCAGCACGAATCTGCTCAAATATGTACTTGAATCCAAGCTTGGATACAAGGTCAACGCGCTGCAAGTCGAAGCTGGGCCGATGTTCACAGGGGTTGCGAACGGCGATGTCGATGTCTCGGCTGCGGCATGGCTGCCGCTAACCCATGCGGATTATTGGGCGAAGTATAAAGACAAACTAGATGATCTTGGGCCGAATATGTCCGGCGTGAAAACGGGATTAGTCGTGCCGGCGTATATGAACGTTAATTCTATTGAAGATCTGCGTGCTTCGTAA